The SAR324 cluster bacterium genome includes a window with the following:
- the malQ gene encoding 4-alpha-glucanotransferase, protein MTQRASGILVHPTSFPGKFGIGDLGSGAYRFMDFLARAKQSLWQILPIVPTSYGDSPYSGLSAFAGNPLLISVEILEKEGYIAAKSLEDTRDFPEDYVDYPRARAWKMELLEEAFANFSKHAKPQEKQDFESFCKLHQEWLEDFACYVPLKAEHHDQPWNAWTTALSLREPAALNKWKTKNEAKIEFQKFLQYQFFRQWKNLKTYANERGIRIIGDIPIFVAYDSADVWAKSNLFTLDSKGNSTVVAGVPPDYFSSTGQRWGNPLYRWDVMEKNGYQWWKDRIKCLLDLVDIIRIDHFRGFEAFWEIPATEPTAMNGKWVKGPGIRLFDALKNSMGKLPIIAEDLGVITPEVEALRDESGFPGMKILHFAFFNGKNNPYLPFQYDKNTVVYTGTHDNNTTRGWFREIGDEDRQRLNQYAGYEINEYNVCEALIRMASASTSLTAIIPLQDVMNLGEQARMNYPGKAEGNWKWRYCDDMLTDSLADWLAHITDIYQRG, encoded by the coding sequence ATGACACAGCGCGCATCAGGGATATTGGTTCATCCAACGTCTTTTCCGGGAAAATTCGGAATTGGCGATCTGGGATCCGGAGCATACCGGTTTATGGATTTTCTGGCACGGGCAAAACAGTCCCTGTGGCAGATTCTTCCAATTGTTCCCACTTCCTATGGAGATTCACCCTATTCCGGATTGTCAGCCTTTGCTGGAAATCCCCTGCTGATCAGTGTCGAAATTCTGGAAAAAGAAGGCTATATCGCCGCAAAAAGTCTGGAAGATACAAGGGATTTTCCCGAAGATTATGTGGACTATCCCAGAGCCCGTGCCTGGAAGATGGAGTTGCTGGAAGAAGCTTTCGCTAATTTTTCAAAACATGCCAAACCACAGGAAAAACAGGATTTTGAATCATTTTGCAAACTACACCAGGAGTGGTTGGAGGACTTTGCCTGTTATGTACCCTTGAAAGCGGAGCATCATGATCAGCCCTGGAACGCCTGGACTACCGCGTTGTCTTTACGCGAACCGGCCGCACTGAATAAATGGAAAACAAAAAACGAAGCAAAAATTGAATTTCAAAAATTCTTGCAGTATCAATTTTTCAGACAATGGAAAAACCTGAAAACCTATGCCAATGAACGTGGAATCCGGATTATCGGCGATATCCCGATCTTTGTGGCTTATGACAGTGCCGATGTGTGGGCAAAATCGAATCTGTTCACTCTCGATTCCAAAGGGAATTCCACCGTCGTGGCCGGAGTTCCACCTGATTATTTCAGCAGTACCGGGCAACGTTGGGGGAACCCGCTGTATCGCTGGGATGTCATGGAAAAAAACGGCTATCAATGGTGGAAAGACCGCATCAAATGTTTGCTGGATCTGGTGGATATCATCCGGATTGATCATTTCCGTGGCTTTGAAGCCTTCTGGGAAATTCCGGCGACCGAGCCCACCGCCATGAATGGTAAATGGGTTAAAGGACCGGGGATCCGTTTGTTTGATGCTCTGAAAAACAGTATGGGAAAATTGCCCATCATCGCTGAAGATCTGGGCGTGATCACTCCGGAAGTCGAAGCACTGCGTGATGAAAGCGGATTTCCCGGAATGAAAATTCTTCATTTCGCGTTTTTCAATGGCAAAAATAATCCCTATCTTCCCTTCCAATATGACAAGAACACCGTCGTTTATACAGGAACCCATGACAACAACACGACCCGGGGATGGTTCAGGGAAATTGGTGATGAAGACCGACAACGCCTCAACCAGTATGCCGGTTATGAGATCAATGAATATAATGTGTGTGAAGCACTGATCCGCATGGCCAGCGCGTCCACCTCACTTACCGCTATCATTCCACTTCAGGATGTCATGAATCTGGGAGAACAAGCCCGCATGAATTACCCGGGCAAAGCAGAAGGCAACTGGAAATGGCGATACTGTGATGACATGCTGACCGATTCTCTGGCTGACTGGCTGGCACACATTACCGATATTTATCAAAGAGGCTGA
- a CDS encoding CBS domain-containing protein gives MLYVKDLMSRNVVTIDPEDYSGKALELLKKYKIHHLVVKNTEGKVVGMLSDKDLRTVINVLASSGERKTDAEGTDLSSLRVYNVRVRTIMNPNPVMIEAAASLQDAAKIMIENQFHCLPAHEGGVLRGIVTHQDILKAVAEGQLT, from the coding sequence ATGTTATATGTGAAAGACCTGATGAGCAGAAATGTTGTGACCATTGATCCGGAAGATTATTCTGGAAAGGCACTGGAACTGCTGAAGAAATATAAAATTCATCATCTGGTGGTGAAAAATACTGAGGGAAAAGTTGTGGGAATGCTTTCGGACAAGGACTTGAGAACTGTTATCAATGTGCTGGCGTCTTCCGGCGAAAGAAAAACAGATGCCGAGGGCACCGATTTGTCCAGTTTGAGGGTGTATAACGTGCGGGTGCGCACCATTATGAACCCCAATCCGGTGATGATTGAAGCCGCCGCATCGTTGCAGGATGCGGCAAAAATCATGATTGAGAATCAATTTCATTGCCTCCCGGCACATGAAGGTGGGGTACTCCGGGGAATTGTCACCCACCAGGATATTCTGAAAGCTGTTGCCGAGGGCCAATTGACATAA
- a CDS encoding ATP-dependent 6-phosphofructokinase codes for MSNFKIDSLGPRKLQSPLPFSDMQESSFYMDDNAYVLEDVGIKHVPSKSRSFEAAGPREKIYFDPAKTRVGVVTCGGLCPGINNVIRTLVMQLWYHYSVKHIIGFRYGYEGFIAKYKHDIVKLTPEVVKDYHHMGGSALSSSRGKQDTGEIVDCLVVNNVNILFCIGGDGTLKGAHAIAQEIKKRGLKIGVVGIPKTIDNDILYCVKTFGFETAFSIAAQAIQAAHVEAQGIPYGVVIVKLMGRDSGFIAANTVLASPDVNFVLVPEVDFEFDGDHGMLATLEKALLQKVSEGKHPHSVIVVAEGAGQKFFNLDTTDASGNIRYGDIGILLKTKIQKYFQDRLPINIKYIEPSYMIRSVPANAHDSIFCHHLAENAVHAGMSGKTDMMIGYWNGRFTHVPLEEVIKGRKKIEPAGELWRQVLLSTGQPSVMK; via the coding sequence ATGTCCAATTTTAAAATTGATTCGTTAGGTCCCCGCAAACTACAATCGCCCCTGCCATTTTCTGACATGCAGGAATCCTCGTTCTATATGGACGACAATGCCTATGTGCTGGAGGATGTCGGGATCAAGCATGTTCCAAGTAAATCCAGATCCTTTGAGGCCGCGGGGCCACGTGAAAAAATCTATTTTGATCCTGCCAAAACACGGGTGGGCGTAGTCACCTGCGGTGGCTTGTGTCCCGGTATCAACAATGTGATCCGAACGCTGGTCATGCAGTTGTGGTATCATTATTCCGTCAAACACATCATCGGCTTCCGTTATGGTTATGAAGGGTTCATTGCCAAGTACAAACATGACATTGTCAAACTGACACCGGAAGTGGTCAAGGATTATCATCATATGGGCGGCAGTGCTCTTTCTTCATCCCGTGGAAAACAGGATACCGGTGAAATTGTGGATTGTCTCGTGGTCAACAATGTCAACATCCTGTTCTGTATTGGTGGCGATGGAACACTGAAAGGGGCTCATGCCATTGCCCAGGAAATCAAGAAACGCGGCTTGAAAATCGGTGTGGTCGGTATTCCCAAAACAATTGATAATGACATTCTGTATTGTGTGAAGACTTTCGGGTTTGAGACAGCGTTTTCCATTGCGGCCCAAGCGATCCAGGCGGCGCATGTGGAAGCTCAGGGAATTCCCTATGGCGTGGTGATCGTAAAATTGATGGGGCGGGACTCAGGATTCATCGCGGCCAATACAGTGCTGGCATCACCGGATGTGAATTTTGTTCTGGTGCCGGAAGTGGATTTTGAATTTGATGGTGATCATGGAATGCTGGCAACGCTGGAAAAGGCCTTGCTCCAGAAAGTCAGTGAAGGGAAACATCCTCATTCGGTGATTGTCGTGGCAGAAGGGGCTGGGCAGAAATTTTTTAACCTGGATACCACAGATGCTTCAGGAAACATTCGTTATGGAGATATCGGGATCTTGTTAAAAACAAAAATCCAGAAATATTTTCAGGATCGTTTGCCCATCAACATCAAGTATATTGAACCGAGCTACATGATCCGGTCTGTTCCGGCAAACGCCCATGATTCCATTTTTTGCCATCACCTGGCAGAAAACGCGGTGCATGCGGGAATGTCGGGAAAAACGGACATGATGATTGGCTACTGGAATGGTCGCTTCACGCATGTGCCGCTTGAAGAAGTGATCAAAGGCCGGAAAAAAATCGAACCGGCAGGAGAACTCTGGCGTCAGGTTCTCCTCTCGACTGGACAGCCGTCTGTGATGAAATGA
- a CDS encoding lysophospholipid acyltransferase family protein, giving the protein MQSEKWKALKRWLSIQLIVLLVRGLGKLARAEIIRSDIPQQMRESHGNYILATWHNNIFISAWLLRFQGYAALISQSKDGEGIYSVVNRFGFTAIRGSSSRGGAKALLEMSRSLKQGTPAAVTPDGPRGPIYKVQPGILMIAKMTGLPIIPWHAEASRQWEARSWDRHKFPKPFSRIVAGYGQPFYVPSKLTSEQIPEYAEALEQHMNDHRQMIRQQLAVKP; this is encoded by the coding sequence ATGCAATCCGAAAAATGGAAAGCCTTGAAACGCTGGTTGAGCATTCAGTTGATTGTCCTGCTTGTTCGTGGTCTGGGCAAGCTCGCCAGAGCTGAAATCATCAGGAGCGACATTCCTCAACAAATGCGTGAATCCCATGGCAACTACATCCTAGCCACCTGGCACAACAATATTTTTATCAGTGCCTGGCTGTTGCGGTTTCAGGGGTATGCCGCACTGATCAGTCAAAGCAAGGATGGAGAAGGGATTTATTCGGTGGTGAATCGTTTTGGGTTTACCGCCATCCGGGGTTCTTCTTCACGGGGTGGTGCCAAGGCCCTGTTGGAAATGAGCAGGTCTTTGAAACAGGGAACACCGGCGGCCGTCACACCGGATGGTCCCCGTGGTCCCATTTACAAGGTCCAGCCTGGAATCCTCATGATTGCCAAAATGACAGGTCTTCCGATCATCCCCTGGCATGCCGAAGCTTCCCGTCAATGGGAAGCCCGCAGTTGGGACCGTCATAAATTTCCCAAGCCCTTCAGTCGGATTGTCGCAGGCTATGGGCAACCGTTTTATGTTCCTTCCAAACTCACCTCAGAACAGATCCCTGAATACGCCGAAGCACTGGAACAGCATATGAATGATCACAGGCAAATGATTCGGCAACAACTCGCAGTGAAGCCTTAG
- a CDS encoding Mrp/NBP35 family ATP-binding protein, with protein sequence MDSLQQKFEQVFNSIKLDDAGKTLLASDLIYSCLVNEDFTKITLILPESSSLRKTLPGQIESGLKALDEINRVAVEILSEPPAEEQGPPSQTSRPVQQPKRTAYLQNYDAVIAVASGKGGVGKSTVSVNLAIALSKMGYKVSLFDADIYGPSLPIMTGLRGERPLIENNRLIPIEAYGLHTMSIGNLVEEDASMIWRGPMVHQAIEQLLRDTEWPGGDFMILDLPPGTGDAQLTISQLCEVSGAVIVSTPQDVALLDAVKAVHMFTKVDISILGIVENMSMFVCPHCQKETPIFSTHGAEATSKKMNVPFLGGIPIDLAIRQGGDEGKPVMATDVSHVATESFKNIALNVIKSLEAL encoded by the coding sequence ATGGATTCTTTACAACAAAAATTTGAGCAGGTGTTTAACTCAATCAAACTGGATGATGCCGGAAAAACCCTGCTTGCTTCGGATCTGATTTACAGTTGTCTGGTGAATGAGGATTTCACCAAAATAACCCTGATTCTGCCTGAATCATCCTCCTTGCGAAAGACCCTGCCCGGTCAAATTGAATCAGGCCTCAAGGCACTGGACGAAATCAACCGTGTCGCTGTGGAGATTCTCAGTGAACCACCGGCAGAGGAACAGGGACCACCCAGCCAAACCAGTCGTCCCGTTCAACAGCCCAAACGTACCGCGTATCTTCAGAATTACGATGCCGTGATCGCGGTTGCCAGTGGCAAGGGGGGTGTGGGAAAATCCACGGTTTCTGTGAATCTTGCCATTGCCCTTTCCAAAATGGGCTACAAGGTTTCATTGTTCGATGCGGATATCTATGGTCCAAGTCTGCCAATCATGACGGGACTCCGAGGCGAACGACCCCTGATTGAGAACAATCGCCTTATACCCATTGAAGCGTATGGTCTGCATACCATGTCTATCGGCAATCTGGTGGAAGAAGACGCCTCCATGATCTGGCGAGGGCCCATGGTGCATCAGGCCATTGAACAATTGTTGCGGGATACCGAATGGCCCGGCGGAGATTTCATGATTCTGGATCTTCCTCCGGGAACAGGTGATGCCCAACTGACCATTTCCCAACTGTGTGAAGTCTCAGGTGCCGTTATCGTTTCCACTCCGCAGGATGTCGCTTTGCTGGACGCTGTCAAGGCAGTCCACATGTTTACCAAAGTGGATATCAGTATTTTGGGAATTGTGGAAAACATGAGCATGTTTGTGTGTCCGCATTGCCAAAAAGAAACGCCGATTTTCAGCACCCATGGAGCTGAGGCCACCAGTAAAAAAATGAATGTTCCCTTCCTGGGCGGCATTCCGATTGATCTTGCGATCCGTCAGGGTGGGGATGAAGGCAAACCGGTCATGGCCACGGATGTCAGTCATGTCGCAACGGAAAGTTTTAAGAATATTGCGTTGAATGTGATCAAATCACTGGAAGCGCTGTAA